GCACCAAGTTGTGTAGCGGTAGGCAAAAGAGCCGGTTCGCCCAAGCAAGCCGCTGACCCAGCAACGGTTTCTAGAAAAAGTCCAGAACCTGAATTGTTGCATATTGCTACCGCGGCTTTTAAAGAACTTAATGTTGCCTTTGTAGCAGCGATTTTTGCCTTATCTCGAGCAGTAATTAATGACGCCATCACAATTGACGCCAAGACGCCGATGATTGAGATGACGACCAAGAGTTCGATGAGGGTGAACCCTCGCTTCCCAAACAAGTTACCGCCAAATTTTGGTGTTCGGGTAAAACCTTTTTTTATGTTTGAATACATATTTTTTAATTAATTATAACTTAAAACTTTCAATGATTATATTATAAGACATATATACTTTTCAAGCAAAGGAAAACCCGCTTTACGCGGGTTTTCCTTTGCTAATATCAAGATGGAGACCTTACGGATGCCCTCTTTATTTACAAGTCGAGGGAAAAACAAAACCGCTTTGATCTATATAAGTGGTAGCTGTCGGACACTTACCCAATACGGTTGTATCTCCAGCAGTAATGAATATCTTGAAATCGTCTGTTGTAGCACAAGTAGCATCATAGCCGGCTTGTGCTGTGGCAGTAGCAAATGTAGGATGGGTTCCAATTATAGCGGCAGCAGCGACATCCGCAACCTTATCGTCACACGCTACAATCATAGCAGGATGAGCACCTGTCGCTTCTGATTTGAAGGCAGCGACTCTTGCCTTATCTCGAGCTCCATTCAACGACACCAACACAATTGACGCCAAGATACCAATAATTGCAATAACGACCAAGAGTTCGATAAGGGTAAACCCTTTTTTCATAGATGAATACATAATTTTATGGTTAATTAATATTAAATGAAATTTATATTTTGGGAGTCAAGGAACGACCTTTTTTAAGATGGTCATACGACCATTGCTCCTTAGTAAGAACTAAGGGTTACCTAAGGTCGCACCTTGACTCGAAGACGTTTATTTTTCTTCGACCACTCCCATAAGAGGGAGTCGTTATATACCAATGCGTGTATTATACATCAAAGAAATGCGCAATGGAAAGGGGATGTGGATAACCCGAGATTATGTAACATGTAACATATAACATGTAACATGAGAAAGAGGGGAAATTTCTTTTTCAGACGCTTCGAAAGAGAAGATCAAGGCCCGACCTTTTTTGGGACTTAAGGTCGGGCCTAAAAGAGGAAGACTACGCGGAGGAAATATTGTAAATAGGGAGAAGGACGGAAGCGAGAAGAATTGCGACGCCCACTCCGAGTCCTACAATCATCACCGGCTCAATCAGGCCCACCATGGTGTCCACCGCAGTCGTAACTTCTCGACGGTAAAATTTGGCGAGATTTTCCAATATGCTCCCAAGCTCTCCGGACTCCTCTCCCACTTTCATCATTTGAATCAAGATACTCGGCATCTCTTTGTATTTGCCCATTGAGACCGAAAGGGGGCTTCCACCTTTGACATCTTCATTCACCGCTAACAAAATCTTCTGGTAGTACTTGTTTCCCACCACGTCTGCCGTAATCTCGAGCGCGTGGACGATTGGAATAGCGGACATGAGCATCGTGTTCAGGTTGTCGGCAATTCTTGAAAGGTAGAGCTTCTGATAAAGCGAGCCCAAATAGGGAACAGAAATTTTGAAACGGTCAAAAGCAAGCCCTCCTTCCTGAGTGCGAATGTATCGAATGAAGAAAAAGACGCCCACAATCAAAAAGACGACAATAATAATGCCGTAATTGACGAAAAAATTGCTCAAGCCAATAACAATCTGGGTATAGATAGGAATCTGCTGACCCGACTCTACAATAATCGCGGTGATTTTGGGAATGACGACCGTGAGCATCAAAATCATGACCGTCACAAAGGTAAAGATGACGAACCCCGGGTATATCAAAGCGCCTTTCACTTTTGAGGTTACCTCGTAGGTGCGGTCGAGATAGTCGGCAAGGTAGCTGAATATCTGATTCAACTTGCCCGATTCCTCTCCGGAACGAATCATGCTGATGTAGAATGTGGAGAAGATTTTCGGGTGCTTTGCCATGGCGGCGGAGATAGAGCTCCCGCCCTGTATATCATCGGCAACCTTGCTCAATGTTTCCGACAAAAGATGGCTGTGCGCGTCCCCCGCGAGCAGTCTGAAGATGCGGAGCGCGGAGATTTGCGCTTCAAAAAGGGTCGCGAGCTGTCTTGAAAGGATGACGATGTCTTTGTTTGAAACACGGTCAAGAAAAGCGATGTTTGTGCCCAAAGAAAATCCCTTTTCTTCCGGCTTGATGGAAGACACGGCAAGTCCCCGCCTCTGAAGCGAGCTTATTGCCACATCAATGTTGATGGCCTCGATCGCCCCGTCTCGCGGAACGCCTGTTGTATCGACTGATTTGTAGTTAAAAAGCATAATTTCTATATCACTGAACTGACTCGGACTAAGAACTCGGAACGACACGGAAAGGTTCCGATTCTGTTCCGTGCTCGAAGTCCGTGTTACTTCCGTGGTTATATCATTCTTTCAAGTGTCTTCGTGTTTAACGAATGCTGATAGGCGCTCTCGATGGTAATCTCGCCCGCTCGGACCAGATCCGCCAAGCTCCGGTTCATGTCTATCATTCCCAGCTCCAAGCCGGTTTCGATAACGGTATTCAGCTCGTGAGTCCTGTTTTCGCGAATGAGGTTCGAGACGGCGTTGTTCGCTATCAAAAGCTCGTAGGCAGGAATGAGGCCTCCAGAGATTCGCGGAATAAGTCTTTGGGAAAAAATGCCGGTCAAGCTCGATGCAAGCTGAATTCTAATCTGGCCCTGCTGTTCGGCAGGAAAAGAATCTATGATTCGGTTTATTGTTTGGGCGGCATTGTTGGTGTGAAGGGTAGAGAATACCAAATGCCCGGTTTCAGCGGCCGTAACGGCTGTAGCAATCGTTTCAATCCCCCGCATCTCACCTATCAAAATCACATCCATGTCCTCCCTGAAGACGGAGAGAAGCGCGCTCTCAAAGTCTTTGGTGTCAAGCCTAACTTCCCTCTGGTCGATAATTGCTTTTTTCTGCTCGTAGATGTACTCGATGGGGTCTTCAATCGTGATGATGTGCTCCGCGCTCTCCTGATTGATCATCTCAATCATAGCGGCGAGAGTAGTGGACTTGCCGTGCCCCACCGGACCCACCACGAGAAAGAATCCCTGCTGTTTTCGGGTAAAATCTTCGAGTATCGGAGGAAGATTGAGCTCGGCTATGGTTTTTATTTTCCTTGGCACCAGCCGAAGAGCAAAGGCGATAGAACCTTGTTGGAAATACCCGTTTCCCCTAAAACGCCCGATATCTTTATAGGAAAAAGAAAAATCAATCTCCTTGGTTTTCAAGAAAAGGTCTCGGTTTTCCGGAGTGAGAAGCTCGCGGACAAATCCGTCGGTATCCGCTTTGGTCAAGACCGATTTTTTGACGAGGGGAATCAGGAAGCTTGCCACGCGAATAGTCGGATGCCTGCCTTCGGAGAGGTGGATATCCGACGCCCCTTCCTTAATAACTATGGATAATAAATCGTCTAATTCTGCTTTGAAGTCTGTCATAATATTTCACTGAACTGACTCGGACTAAGAACTCGGAACGACACGGAAAGGTTCCGATTCTGTTCCGTGTTCGAAGTCCGTGTTACTTCCGTGGTTACTTTTTCTTTTCCTGAATAATTTTTTCGACTTCTGTTACCACTTCTGAAGGAATGGTGGTCGCTTTGACAATGTAGCCGTCGATGCCATATTTCTTCGCATTTTCGATGTCCTCCGATTGGCTCTGGTTGGAAAGAACGATAATGGCGGCGAGAGGTGCAAGATGCAGTCTCCTCATCTCCTGCAGAAATTGAATGCCGTCAAGGTCAGGCATTACAATATCCACCGTAATCGCATCCGGCAAAAGTCCTTCTCGAAGTTTTCTTAAAGCATCATTGCCACCTGCCGATACAATCACGTTGAATCCTGCCTTCTTGAATTTTATGTCGTACATGCTTAAAAGAAATGCATCGTCGTCGATTACTAAAATTGTTTTTTGTTTTGAGTCCATATATATATTTCACTGAACTGACTCGGACTAAGAACTCGGAACGACACGGAAAGGTTCCGATTCTTCTGTGTTCAGAGTCCGTGTTACTTCCGCGTTTATAACCTGTTCACTTCTTCAAACGGTATTTCTCTCTTGAATGCTTTAATAATAGCATCTTCTTTCATTGTAAGCATCCCCTGCTCACGGCCGATTCTCTTGACTTCGCTTGCAGAAGGATTTTTCAGAATGACCGCCTCGAGCTCTTTACTCATTTGGAGGACTTCAACGACCGCCACTCGCCCGCTCGTGCCCTTCGGGTGTTCCGGTGTGGCGACTGCTTCGAATACATTGGCACCCATGGGAATTTCTTTCTTGAATATCTCCGGCAAGTCCTCAAATTCTTTCTCTATGAGAAGCTTGATACTCCCTTCGACAGGAATTTCTTTCCCAGCGCCTTCCGGCAACACTCGCGCCAATCTCTGGGCAATTGCGAGAATTAATGTCGGCGCAATCAAGAACGGGTCAACTCCAAAATCGAGCAGTCTGGGGATAACTCCTACGGCATTGTTGGTGTGAATGGTGGAGAGCACCAAGTGCCCAGTCAAGGCCGCCTGAACCGCAAGACCGGCCGTTTCTTTATCGCGAATCTCTCCCACCATGATGACATCTGGGTCCTGCCTCAAAGTCGTGCGAAGACCGGTGGCAAACGTGTAGCCGATTTCCGGAAGAACCTGCGACTGACTCATGCCCGGGATATTGTATTCCACAGGGTCCTCGAGGGAGAGCACGTTTTTGGTCTCTTTGTCCACCTCATTTAACATTGAGTAGAGTGTTGTAGACTTGCCCGAGCCCGTGGGGCCAGAAATTAAAATAAGGCCGTAGGGGCGCTTGATGGCGTCAATGATGAGATTCAAATTGCGCGGAGTGAGCCCGAGCGCGTCCAGACGCTTCACTCCCTTTTCCGAATCGAGAATTCTCATCACCACCTTTTCTCCGTAATAAGAAGGGAAGGTCGAGACGCGAAAATCAATTTTCCTGTCCTCGATTTTCGCGCTGAAGCGACCGTCCTGCGGCTTCCTTTTTTCATCAAGCTTCATATTGGAAAGAATTTTGATTCTCGCCACCACCGCGGAATGGACTTTGACAGGTAGAACAATTGAGGTGTTGAGAATCCCGTCCACTCGGAAACGCACACGAATGTTTTCCGCCATATGCTCGATGTGAATGTCCGAAGCGTTGCCGGCAGTCGCGTAGTGGAGAATGGTGGCGACGATTTTGGTGACCGGAGCATCTTCGATAATGGTCGTCTTTCCTTTGGTCACTATAATATCTTCCTTCGGACTTTCCGGTTTTCCCTCCGTTGCAAGTTCTGTGTCAAGCTCAGTCAAAGCTTCCGTTACCTCTCCCGAGAGACCCTTGTACATTTCAATCACCCGGTCAAAATCTTGAGCCGAGACTAAAAAAAGTTTGAAAGGCAAGCTGACTTTTGAAGAGATGAAGGAAATGGCGTCCCGCGCTTCTATACTGTCTGGGTCAACGAGACCCACCTCCAAGACACCATCCGAAAGTCCTATCGGAACAAAACGATAGTAAGCGGCCGACTCCTCCGGCACGTATTTTAAAATCTCAAAAGGAATAACCAGATTTTTGAGGCTTCTTGACGGAATTCCCAAAGCTTCGCCCTTGTTCGTCAAAATGACCTCAGGGCTGACTCCCTTCGCAATCAAAATCTCCTCAATCGGTTTTCCTTTTTTTTCGGCCTGCTCCTTGATGGAAGAAATATCCTTCCGTTCAATGATTTTTTTTTCAGCCAAAACTTCTAATATACCCATAGTGTATGACCTATAACTAATAACTGAATAACCGATAACAGAGTAAAATCATCGCGTTCTTTTCTGGTCATTCAGTTATTCAGTTATTCAGTTATGAGTTATCTGACTCACCTCGTTTGTGTCGACGTCGATATCGGTTGGGAAAGGTTTCCAACTCCTATTGGCGCGAAAGGATTACTTCTGCCTTGAGGCTCTGCGGTCACTTTTCGAGAAAAATCCTGGAGAGATAGAAAGGTCTTGGTTCGAAAAATTGTGTCGCTCATCGTAATCGAGTTTACGGTCTGGAGCTCCGCAATAATATCCTTGCCCACAAGCGTCTGGGGCTGTCCCGATTGCTCTAAAGCATCCGAAGTGGAAGGAGTTCCCTTGTTCAAATACTTATAGCCGATAAAAACCAGAAGCAGGGCTATGAGGACTCCTATAATGATGGTTATTTTTTTAGTTGACATCCGGTTAGAAGTTTATGCCTTAATAATTTTCTCTCATTTCTTGCTTTATTTCAATATCCTGGATCCCTCCCCACTTTTGGAACAAACGATGTTCAAAAAATCAAAAGTGGGGAGGGATGACAAAATAAGAATTTTGTCACTTTTCACTTTCAACTTTTACTTAAGCCAGTACGTGCTCGCATTTACGGTAAAATCATACAGGGTGGAATCTTTCTCGACTGGCTTCAAGATGATGCTCGTCACATCAAGAATACGCAGACTTCTCTCTAAATCCGTAAGAAAATTGGAAAACTTATCGTATGAAGTCGTGAGAGTGAAAGACAGGCTCGCCTTGTCAAAATCGGTTTGCGCCTGACCCGTCGTACCCGTGGTGTCTGCAACCCCAGCAACTTTAGCGTCCTGCGGATTGGCCAATTTAACCGTTTTCACAAGAATACCGTGATTGTCAGCTATGCCGTTTAAATCCGATACCATTCGGACTGTGTCTACGTTGTCCGGCATGAGTTTCCCGAGTTTTTCCAGATTATCTTTCCCTATCGCCTCCTTCTTTTTCACCAGCCCATCACGGAGCGTTGTCAACTGTTTTGCTTTTTCGAGCGCATCCTGGTACACGAGCACTTCTTTTTTCAAATCCAGATTTTTGGCGTACTGCCCGCGAATAAATCCGAAAAACAATCCAGCGGAGGCTAGTAAAAGGATAATTGGAGTTATGAGGCGGTTTGAGTACATATTATTATCGTAAATTTGTTGTTGTCGCGGAAGAGGTCGTTGCTGTCCGCGTGGTGGAAGCTGTCGGGGAGACGATTGGGGAGACTACCGGTGTTACTCCGGCCGAGCTAATCTTATACAGAAGCAAAGAAGGGTCAACGCTCATCTTAACTTTAAAGGAGACATTCCGGTTCTCGTCGAGGGCTAAGTCATAAAAAGAAGGGTTCTTGAACGCCTTTTGTTTTCTGAATATGTCTGACTGGAGAGTGACCGCATTAAAGCCTCTCCCTATGCCTTCCATGGACACGTCGAAAGAACCCAATTTTTCATCGCCAAATTGAAATGTCTTGAACTGAACTGTCTGAAGGGTGAGACTTTGAAGGGCCTGAAAAAGCGAGGAAATTCCCGTATGACTTCCCAGAATTTTTTCAGCGATTTGAATTCTTTTGTCATCGCGCGCCAAATCGGCGATCAAAGCAGATTGAATGTTCTTTTGCTCCACGGCAAGCTTCTCGTCCATAACTTTAATATTATTTTTGAGATAGTAGTTGTACCCAAAGATTCCGATTGACCCAAGAAAGACTATGACGAAGAGAATTATCGAGATAAGCGAAAATAAGCCGACACTACTGCCACGGCTTCCTCCCCCGCTGTCCACAACAGGTTTTTTCGGGATAAATGATGCTTGTCCTCTTGGTTCCATATATATTTCACTGAACTGACTCGGACTAAGAACTCGGAACGACGCTGAAGGGTTCCGATTCAGTTCCGTGTTCAGAGTCCTTGTTACTTCCGTGTTAATCTACTTCCTGCAACTTTCGAAGCGCCAATCCAACCGCAACGGCAAACTCGGGACCAGCGGATTTCAAAATGTTCGCGAGAAACGCAGGTGCTTCCACTTTTGAAAAAGGGTCCGCCGAAATTACCTGTACTTGAAAAGCCTGCTCGGCCATTTTGAGAAATCCCTGCAACCCCGACCCTCCTCCCGTAAGAACGACCTTGCCAACATTTTTATTATACTTTTTCTGATAGCTTAATAATAATCTATTCGACTCGGAAAATATATAGTCAAGTGTTGATAACATTATGCCCTGCATATCCTTGTTTCCGCCACCAAGGTCGAGCCCCTTTGTTCGTTTCAGATTTTCGGCCTCTTCCACGCTTACCGACATCGCCCTGGCAATGCCCAATGTGAGGTCTTGGGAACCCCGGTCAATAATATGTGATGTCTTCAAAATGCCACGCTCGACAACATAGAGCTTGGTCGAACTTGCTCCCATGTCAAAAATCATAACCGGACTAACCTCGGCATCGAGCACGGCTCGGATGGTGCTGAAAATCTCAATTTCAAAAAAGCTCGAATCAAGTTGCGAAAGACGAACGATTTCTCGCATGTCATTCAAAGCATCGTTGTGGATAACTACAAGAAGGACCTGGGTTTTCTCAAGTTTTTTTTGAAGCACCGGAGCGTTGTTTCCCTTGTCTCCCTGAATCTCTTCTTCCTCATTCCAGATTTTGTCCTCTCTCGGCAATATCCACCAATCGAGCGTAACTTCGGAGATAGAAACGGGAATATATTTTCTGGCCTCCAAGGGAATCATATCCGCTATCTGCTTTTGATCCGTAGTCGGCACCTCAATCAAACTAATTAAGCTCGAAGACATCGAAATAGAAATGCCGCACTTTTTTGTCGTCGCATTCGCCTCCTTTAATATATCGTTCAGAGCTTCAGCAACTTTCCCAGGCGGAAGGTGAGTCGCCCGTCCCACTTCGAGCCCGGCATAGGGACCAAGGGCAAGAGCGCCGTATGTTTCCAAAACGGCTTTTCCTTTCTCTTTTCGAAGCTGGACGAGCTTGATTGAGGAAGGTCCGATGTCCACCCCGAGGACGCTTCGGTCATTTTTTTTAAATAATTTCGATAAAAATGACATGAGTATTGGTAGGTGCTAGGTTTAAGCTGTTAGGTGTAAGTATGAACAAAAAAGAAAGTGAGAATCTTTATCAAATTTTCTTAAGCTAACACCTTACACCTCGCACCTCAAACCTGCTGACTATACATGATATGATTATAGCACTATTTTGGACTATATGAAAAAAATAAGCGAGTTTTTGCTTGACTTTCTTTTTCCTGCTTCAAAAAAAGCGGCAAGAATCGAGAAAATGACCGCCAGCGATTTTCGAAAGGAAATCGGGGTGGGAGACGCTATGGGAGCGCGCGGAGATAAGGATATTCACCCGCTTTTTGAATATCGACATCCCCTTGTTCGCGAGGCAATCTGGCAAATAAAATATAAAGGAAACAGAAAAATAACGAAACTCCTTTCGGAAATTCTCTACGAGGAAATCGTTGCCGAAATCGAAGATCGCGCCCTCTTTGAAAACTTTAAAAACCCGCTTTTAATTCCGGTGCCAACAAGCAAAAAGCGACTCCAAAAAAGGGGATTCAATCAGATGGAACTTTTGGGCGGGGAGCTCAAGAGTCTCGACGAAAATAGAACATTTGAATTTAGTCCTGGCATTTTGATTAAAATAAAAGACACTCTGCCACAGACGCTTCTTAAAGATCGTCGTCTCCGCCTCGGAAATCTCGTCGGCTGTTTCGCCGTAACAGACGCGCAAAAAATTAAAAATAGAAACATCATTTTGATTGACGATGTGTTGACGACCGGCGCAACTCTCGCCGAAGCAAAACGCGCGCTTATAAATGCAGGGGCGAGGAGAGTGATTGCGTTTACACTGGCACATTAGGGAAAGGTGTTAGGTGTTAGCTATTAGCTGTTAGCTTTTCGAAAGAGAAGAAAAAATGGAGAGAAAAAGAAAAATGTGATACATTACGTTCAAATGGAAGGGTGTCAGAGAGGCCTATTGAGCAGCTTTGCTAAAGCTGTAAGGGGTAATTCCCTTCGAGGGTTCGAATCCCTCCCCTTCCGCAGCGAAAAATTGTTGCAATTTTGAGCAAGGAAGGGAGAGATGTGCCTACGCACATCTCGTGAGGGATTCGAAGACCTTCTCCCTTATCCCCCACCACTTTGTTGCAATGTGGTGGGGGATGGGAAAGGTGTACTGGTCGAGTAGCGACCGTTAATCCCTCCCCTTCCGCCAATGATTCGCAAGGACAGCCCTGATGCTGTCCGAGCGAATCATCATTGCGTGATTGGGGAGGGATTCGAAGCCCGATTGAGCATTTTTTCGAGCTTCTTAACGTAGAAAAAATCCAATCGGGGTACTGAAACTGTAAGTTTCGAATCCCTCCACTTTCTTAACCCCGCAGCGTTGCCGAGAATCGTCCCCTTCCGCAATTTTAAAAAATTCTAATCTGACATTTTCAACAATTGCAAAATGGAGGAGAGTGGTCAAAATTTCAATTGATAAACTTTTGAAATAAACTATGCCCAAAATTAAGGATATACCAAAATTTGATAGACCTAGAGAGAAACTGGAAAAATATGGTTCAGGAAAATTATCTGATGCTGAACTTTTAGCAATTCTACTTCGAACAGGTACGAGAGATTTAAATGTTTTAAAATTAGCTCACAAGATTTTGCAAAAATTTGAAAAAGAAAAATTTGTCAATATAACAATTGATGAATTGAAGACCATTCATGGATTAGGTCCAGTAAAGGCTTGTGAGATTATTGCTTGTTTCGAGTTAGGAAAACGTATGTTGAAAGGCAAAAAATCATCAATTTTACTTTCTTCTAAAGATGTTTGGGAACGGATGGAAGATATTAGAGGGAGCAAAAAAGAGCATTTTGTAGTTTTTTATTTGGATAGTAGAAACCAAGAAATACAGAGAGAAATTATCTCAGTAGGGACTCTCAATGAGAGTTTGGTTCATCCCCGAGAGGTTTTTGAGGGTGCAATCAAAAATAACGCTTCCTCGATTATTATTGCTCATAATCACCCTTCAGGAGATTTGGGGCCATCTGAAGCTGATATTGAGATAACAAAAAAATTAATCCATGCTGGAAAAATTCTAGATATCAAGGTTGCTGATCATGTAATTGTCTCCAGCTCATCTTTTATGGGTTTTATTGCAAATATCGTATGAAAATAAAAAGTGACAAAAAAGCTAAAGAAGAATTTGCAGAAATTCTTAAAACTAGAGGTTATTCTGATGTGCGGATAGTAAAGCAACCAGCTGATATTACTGCTATAAAAAATGATACAACATATTTTTTTGAGATTAAAAAAACTTCTGCGAAGAAGGAGTATTTTGGTGCAGCGACACTTACGGAATGGAGAGCTGCATATGAAAATCCCAATAGTTATTTTTTTGTTATAGCACAAGAGATACCAGAAGGTTTTAATTTTATTGAGTATACTCCTGATGAATTTGAGAAATTCTCATCTATTCCTCCTTTTAAAATATTTTTCAACATACCTTTAAATGGAAATAACAAAGTTGAAACAAGAAGGAAAAATAGGTCTGCAATTCAATTTATGAGAGAAAAATTGATAAAATTGGACGAGATATTTTCAACTTTTAAAAATGGCTAAAATATATCAAACAAAAGAACAAGTCTTGGAAAAAGCAGAAACAATTTTGCATAAATCTTTGCGTGAGGTTATTTCCTTAGAATCACTTGGAATTATTGAGACCCAAATTGGAGAATATGGAATGAAGCGCAAAGGATTTTTGGGTGATTTGATAGAAAAATACTTTTTTGATATTAACCCCGGAAATATTAGTGAGCCAGATTTTAAAATTGCAGAGGTTGAACTTAAAACTACTCCACTAAAGAAACATGGCAATAAAAAATTAGTTTCGAAGGAAAGATTAGTTTTCTCAATGATTAACTACGACACTGTCGTGAATGAAACATGGAAGCTAAGCTCTTTCTTAAAAAAGAACAGGTCATTATTATTGATGTTCTACTTATGGATGGAAAATAGGAGTATTCTTGATTATGAATTTAAATTTGTTCATCTATTGAATTTGCTAGAAGATATTTCTAGTGAAGATTTTTTTCAAATTCAAAAGGATTGGGAGTATATTGTTTCAAAAATAAAACGAGGAGAAGCACATCTTTTATCTGAAGGCGACACTTACTATCTCGGTGCTTGTACGAAGGCGGCGAATAGTCGAGTTGTAAGAGATCAACCAATGAATCGTATGCCCGCAAAACCCCGTGCATTTTCTTTCAAACAACAATATATAAATTATCTGATCCAAACAAAGCTACTTGGCGAAAAAACAAACACAGACTCAATTTTTAAGAAACAGAGACGAATTGAGACTATAGAAGATTTAATTAAGGAAAAGTTTTCTGCGTTTATAGGAAAAACTGACAAAGAAATACTTAATAAACTTGGCTCAAATCTCGGCACAAAAGCAAAAAGCTATAAGAGATTGATTGTTAATAGGATTCTTGATGTTAATTCA
The genomic region above belongs to Candidatus Taylorbacteria bacterium and contains:
- a CDS encoding PilT/PilU family type 4a pilus ATPase yields the protein MTDFKAELDDLLSIVIKEGASDIHLSEGRHPTIRVASFLIPLVKKSVLTKADTDGFVRELLTPENRDLFLKTKEIDFSFSYKDIGRFRGNGYFQQGSIAFALRLVPRKIKTIAELNLPPILEDFTRKQQGFFLVVGPVGHGKSTTLAAMIEMINQESAEHIITIEDPIEYIYEQKKAIIDQREVRLDTKDFESALLSVFREDMDVILIGEMRGIETIATAVTAAETGHLVFSTLHTNNAAQTINRIIDSFPAEQQGQIRIQLASSLTGIFSQRLIPRISGGLIPAYELLIANNAVSNLIRENRTHELNTVIETGLELGMIDMNRSLADLVRAGEITIESAYQHSLNTKTLERMI
- a CDS encoding DUF3883 domain-containing protein, which produces MKIKSDKKAKEEFAEILKTRGYSDVRIVKQPADITAIKNDTTYFFEIKKTSAKKEYFGAATLTEWRAAYENPNSYFFVIAQEIPEGFNFIEYTPDEFEKFSSIPPFKIFFNIPLNGNNKVETRRKNRSAIQFMREKLIKLDEIFSTFKNG
- a CDS encoding prepilin-type N-terminal cleavage/methylation domain-containing protein; protein product: MYSNIKKGFTRTPKFGGNLFGKRGFTLIELLVVISIIGVLASIVMASLITARDKAKIAATKATLSSLKAAVAICNNSGSGLFLETVAGSAACLGEPALLPTATQLGATGVDYYRVGSGATTSYLIRLTGHPVAECNYINPTQLQQFYVYAGQLTQQYPNICK
- a CDS encoding type II secretion system F family protein; the protein is MLFNYKSVDTTGVPRDGAIEAINIDVAISSLQRRGLAVSSIKPEEKGFSLGTNIAFLDRVSNKDIVILSRQLATLFEAQISALRIFRLLAGDAHSHLLSETLSKVADDIQGGSSISAAMAKHPKIFSTFYISMIRSGEESGKLNQIFSYLADYLDRTYEVTSKVKGALIYPGFVIFTFVTVMILMLTVVIPKITAIIVESGQQIPIYTQIVIGLSNFFVNYGIIIVVFLIVGVFFFIRYIRTQEGGLAFDRFKISVPYLGSLYQKLYLSRIADNLNTMLMSAIPIVHALEITADVVGNKYYQKILLAVNEDVKGGSPLSVSMGKYKEMPSILIQMMKVGEESGELGSILENLAKFYRREVTTAVDTMVGLIEPVMIVGLGVGVAILLASVLLPIYNISSA
- the pilM gene encoding type IV pilus assembly protein PilM — encoded protein: MSFLSKLFKKNDRSVLGVDIGPSSIKLVQLRKEKGKAVLETYGALALGPYAGLEVGRATHLPPGKVAEALNDILKEANATTKKCGISISMSSSLISLIEVPTTDQKQIADMIPLEARKYIPVSISEVTLDWWILPREDKIWNEEEEIQGDKGNNAPVLQKKLEKTQVLLVVIHNDALNDMREIVRLSQLDSSFFEIEIFSTIRAVLDAEVSPVMIFDMGASSTKLYVVERGILKTSHIIDRGSQDLTLGIARAMSVSVEEAENLKRTKGLDLGGGNKDMQGIMLSTLDYIFSESNRLLLSYQKKYNKNVGKVVLTGGGSGLQGFLKMAEQAFQVQVISADPFSKVEAPAFLANILKSAGPEFAVAVGLALRKLQEVD
- a CDS encoding GspE/PulE family protein, translating into MGILEVLAEKKIIERKDISSIKEQAEKKGKPIEEILIAKGVSPEVILTNKGEALGIPSRSLKNLVIPFEILKYVPEESAAYYRFVPIGLSDGVLEVGLVDPDSIEARDAISFISSKVSLPFKLFLVSAQDFDRVIEMYKGLSGEVTEALTELDTELATEGKPESPKEDIIVTKGKTTIIEDAPVTKIVATILHYATAGNASDIHIEHMAENIRVRFRVDGILNTSIVLPVKVHSAVVARIKILSNMKLDEKRKPQDGRFSAKIEDRKIDFRVSTFPSYYGEKVVMRILDSEKGVKRLDALGLTPRNLNLIIDAIKRPYGLILISGPTGSGKSTTLYSMLNEVDKETKNVLSLEDPVEYNIPGMSQSQVLPEIGYTFATGLRTTLRQDPDVIMVGEIRDKETAGLAVQAALTGHLVLSTIHTNNAVGVIPRLLDFGVDPFLIAPTLILAIAQRLARVLPEGAGKEIPVEGSIKLLIEKEFEDLPEIFKKEIPMGANVFEAVATPEHPKGTSGRVAVVEVLQMSKELEAVILKNPSASEVKRIGREQGMLTMKEDAIIKAFKREIPFEEVNRL
- a CDS encoding response regulator encodes the protein MDSKQKTILVIDDDAFLLSMYDIKFKKAGFNVIVSAGGNDALRKLREGLLPDAITVDIVMPDLDGIQFLQEMRRLHLAPLAAIIVLSNQSQSEDIENAKKYGIDGYIVKATTIPSEVVTEVEKIIQEKKK
- a CDS encoding type II secretion system protein — protein: MYSSMKKGFTLIELLVVIAIIGILASIVLVSLNGARDKARVAAFKSEATGAHPAMIVACDDKVADVAAAAIIGTHPTFATATAQAGYDATCATTDDFKIFITAGDTTVLGKCPTATTYIDQSGFVFPSTCK
- a CDS encoding phosphoribosyltransferase family protein; amino-acid sequence: MKKISEFLLDFLFPASKKAARIEKMTASDFRKEIGVGDAMGARGDKDIHPLFEYRHPLVREAIWQIKYKGNRKITKLLSEILYEEIVAEIEDRALFENFKNPLLIPVPTSKKRLQKRGFNQMELLGGELKSLDENRTFEFSPGILIKIKDTLPQTLLKDRRLRLGNLVGCFAVTDAQKIKNRNIILIDDVLTTGATLAEAKRALINAGARRVIAFTLAH
- the radC gene encoding DNA repair protein RadC: MPKIKDIPKFDRPREKLEKYGSGKLSDAELLAILLRTGTRDLNVLKLAHKILQKFEKEKFVNITIDELKTIHGLGPVKACEIIACFELGKRMLKGKKSSILLSSKDVWERMEDIRGSKKEHFVVFYLDSRNQEIQREIISVGTLNESLVHPREVFEGAIKNNASSIIIAHNHPSGDLGPSEADIEITKKLIHAGKILDIKVADHVIVSSSSFMGFIANIV